The nucleotide sequence TCCTATATGAAGAGGAAACAAATTGTTCATCCTTTCTGCGCTTCCATCCATCCTGCCGGAAAAAGAGCTAGAGCAGCAAAGCGATGCGGTTAAGTTCTTCGGCCATCGCTGATATTTCCTGGATGCCGGCTGTGACTTCTTCGGTAGCGGCGGCCTGTCCCTGACTGGATTGAAGGGAGTTCATACTTTTTAGATTGATCTGGTTCACTTTTTCCTGAATAGAATCCGTTAGTCTTTGGATTTGCGGAATCGTGCTGCGGGTTTGTTCGGACAGCTTTCTTATTTCTTCAGCCACCACCCCGAATCCGTTGCCCTGTTTTCCCGCCCGGGTCGCTTCTATGGCTGCGTTAAAGCCCAGCATATTGGTGGCATCGGCGATCTTTCTGATCAAGGCCATAATACCCCTGATTTCCTCGGTATGAGCGGCAACCTCTCTGATCTTGTCGTTCTGCACTTTCTCATTGGTATGAATATCCGCAGCCGAGGCCGTCAACTGCTGGACGGCCGCCGAAATCTCCAAAAGACCTTTTTCCAGATCGGCCGCTATTTGCCGCAATTCCACCGCGGTCTTTTTAGGGGTGATAATCCCCAAAATGGCAACGATCTCATCCTTATTCTCCTCATCGAACAAAGGATAATTAGCAACCGTCACCGGAACCCCGTACTTTTCTTCCCCCATTTCCAGAATCACCGGACTTTGGCTTGACAAGGCTTGGCGGGCTGCTTCGTCTTCTTCCCGGTTCTGCCCCAGCTGAAAACTCTGCAAATCAAATCTGGAGGAGGCTTGTCTCATCACAACCTTTTTTAAATCCGAGATATACAACAGAGCGCCATCATGATACATTTCCGCCAGAATCGGGGCAAAATTGCCAAAAGCGGCAATGACCGGATGAATTCGGGGCCAAGCCATATTGAAAGCTCCCTGAACCTGATCATATTCATCCACATAGGGAAGGGTAGACATAATCAACCGCTCTCCCTGCTTGGATCGTTTGATCGATTGATTGAGCAGGAGGGTCCGTTCCTTCATTGCTCTGATGGATGAGTATCTCTCATCCAGCTGATCTCCTGTTTTGACGATCTGAATTCCGAACTTCTCGGAGCTTTTCGTCCAGGTTACAGTATTTCCTTCCACCAGCCAAAACATCGCCCCGCCGGGTATGGCATCCACCAGCACCTCGGCCAGCAGCTTACAGGAGTTTATTGCTCTCTGATCAAGCATCTATGTCCTCCTTTTAAATTTTATTTGACTCTGTGTTTCCGGCTTTCCCAGTACTCTGTAAAACTAAACTCCTTTTTTAATAATATTTTTCTCATAAAAAGAAGCTATCTCCCTTGCGCTGAAGCCGGCCTCCGCCAAGATATCTTCGTTATCCATGCCAATGGCCGGACAGCCCCGCCAGATGTGTCCAGGATTATTTTTAAATTTGGGGACGATATTTTGCCCGGTAATGCTTTGGCCGTCAACCGTCTGCCACCGGGTGATGGTTTCCCTGGCCAGAAAGTGAGGATGATCCGGCATCATTTCATGATTCATAAGCATACTGCAGGGGACCCCGGCAGAGCTCAGGATCTCTTCCACTTCCCGGGCCGTTCTTTGCCGGCAAAAATCCTCAATGGCCTCCTCCAGCTTTTGTCCGCCCAGGGTATCCAGCTTATAGCTGCCCAAGGCCGGAA is from Desulfitobacterium chlororespirans DSM 11544 and encodes:
- a CDS encoding methyl-accepting chemotaxis protein, with the translated sequence MLDQRAINSCKLLAEVLVDAIPGGAMFWLVEGNTVTWTKSSEKFGIQIVKTGDQLDERYSSIRAMKERTLLLNQSIKRSKQGERLIMSTLPYVDEYDQVQGAFNMAWPRIHPVIAAFGNFAPILAEMYHDGALLYISDLKKVVMRQASSRFDLQSFQLGQNREEDEAARQALSSQSPVILEMGEEKYGVPVTVANYPLFDEENKDEIVAILGIITPKKTAVELRQIAADLEKGLLEISAAVQQLTASAADIHTNEKVQNDKIREVAAHTEEIRGIMALIRKIADATNMLGFNAAIEATRAGKQGNGFGVVAEEIRKLSEQTRSTIPQIQRLTDSIQEKVNQINLKSMNSLQSSQGQAAATEEVTAGIQEISAMAEELNRIALLL